The following proteins are co-located in the Helicoverpa armigera isolate CAAS_96S chromosome 23, ASM3070526v1, whole genome shotgun sequence genome:
- the Dhpd gene encoding guanine deaminase: protein MTSKNIVFVGIIASSSSLNKLDINSGYIAVQHGKIVKKGSTDEFAKSEKAGEFSSYKIMKLSRNQFIIPGFVDCHTHAPQFPNIGLGLDRPLLEWLAKYTFPLEKKYSDTEFAAKVYDQVVQRLLTNGTTTACYFGSLHVEGTLELVKSAIKHHQRALIGKVSMNKENDAGYYNETKKELADVEEFIQTVISYQNELVEPVVTPRFAVSCDKELMEGLSKIAKQYDCRIQSHISENLSEIEYVLQTNPKCKTYGDVYDESGIFTDKCIMAHAVHLTDEELTLLPRRGVSVAHCPASNTRLRSGLCPVRRIINANITVGLGTDVSGGDNASILDAIRRTMDISMCLEMQGSPNYALNWKEAFYLATLGGAKALNLDDKIGNFDVGKDFDALLVDVYSKGSQIDEYEGALPTTTEEYIVDLLQKFVFLGDDRNIVQVYVKGELVKNLL from the exons ATGACCAGTAAAAACATTGTGTTTGTCGGAATAATCGCTAGTTCGAGTTCTCTAAACAAACTTGATATAAACTCCGGATACATTGCAGTTCAACATGGAAAG aTTGTCAAAAAAGGTTCTACAGATGAGTTTGCCAAATCTGAGAAGGCTGGAGAATTCTCAagctataaaataatgaaattaagcCGGAACCAATTTATCATACCTGGGTTTGTAGACTGCCACACCCATGCTCCTCAGTTTCCTAATATCGGTCTAGGTTTAGATAGACCTCTATTAGAATGGCTAGCGAAATACACGTTCCCTCTAGAGAAAAAGTATAGTGACACAGAGTTTGCTGCTAAGGTCTACGACCAGGTAGTG CAACGGTTACTCACAAACGGTACCACAACAGCCTGCTATTTTGGTTCCCTACATGTAGAAGGAACACTGGAACTAGTCAAAAGTGCCATCAAGCACCACCAAAGAGCCCTTATAGGTAAAGTGAGCATGAACAAAGAAAATGATGCAGGGTACTACAATGAGACCAAGAAAGAGTTGGCTGATGTTGAAGAATTCATCCAAACAGTCATTTCTTATCAG AATGAACTAGTGGAACCTGTGGTGACCCCAAGATTTGCAGTCAGTTGTGATAAAGAATTAATGGAGGGCTTGTCGAAAATAGCTAAGCAATATGATTGTCGGATACAG AGCCATATATCAGAAAACCTATCAGAAATAGAATATGTATTACAAACAAACCCCAAATGCAAAACTTATGGAGATGTTTATGATGAAAGTGGTATATTTACTGACAAG TGTATAATGGCTCATGCAGTTCACCTAACAGACGAGGAGTTGACCCTGTTGCCGAGGAGAGGAGTGTCTGTAGCTCACTGTCCGGCTTCCAATACAAGGCTGAGGTCTGGACTCTGTCCTGTTAGAAGGATTATCAATGCTAATATTACTGTTGGATTGGGGACGG ATGTGTCCGGTGGCGACAACGCATCAATACTGGATGCTATACGAAGGACTATGGACATCTCCATGTGTTTAGAGATGCAAGGCAGCCCCAACTACGCTCTGAACTGGAAGGAAGCTTTCTACCTAGCTACTTTAGGCGGTGCTAaag CCTTGAACTTGGATGACAAAATTGGCAACTTCGATGTAGGCAAAGATTTTGACGCCTTGCTGGTAGATGTGTATTCTAAGGGTAGCCAAATTGACGAGTATGAAGGAGCTTTACCAACTACCACTGAAGAATATATAGTGGACTTGCTGCAGAAATTCGTATTCTTGGGAGACGACAGGAACATTGTACAAGTTTATGTGAAAGGAGAATTAGTGAAAAATCTTTTGTAA
- the LOC110377213 gene encoding proclotting enzyme → MLLLLFLFGTVLSASVSEDDYKSKLLDPTWQEVLEEGGLHIGGGRSKRFIAINDNQVNMAYQGCVLPNGKTGHCRPLRHCIQEEFRNDFIKFMDYVCIINQNTVGACCPDDMTRGGAEGLAGDLPATAPREEQNEALIKVTRAETRGCGLSTRQQGRVLGARQANPREWPWMASITPEGFEQYCGGVLITDRHVMTAAHCTRRWKAEELFVRLGEYDFKRNNDSRTYNFRVSEIRQHEAFEISNYKNDIAILKLDRPAVFNTYVWPICLPPMNLELTGEPAIVIGWGTQWYGGPHSNVLMEVTVPVWDHDECVAAFADSIFNETLCAGGREGGKDACQGDSGGPLMYQMPSGRWTAVGVVSWGLRCGEPNHPGLYARVDKYLGWIAQNARF, encoded by the exons ATGttgcttcttttgtttttatttgggaCTGTGTTAAGTGCCAGTGTTAGTGAAGATGATTATAAGt CCAAGTTACTGGATCCAACATGGCAAGAGGTTCTCGAGGAAGGTGGCTTGCACATCGGCGGTGGACGGTCCAAACGCTTTATCGCTATAAACGACAATCAG GTTAACATGGCTTACCAAGGCTGCGTGCTGCCTAACGGCAAGACGGGTCACTGCCGACCCCTGCGTCACTGCATCCAGGAGGAGTTCCGAAATGACTTCATAAAGTTCATGGACTACGTCTGCATTATCAACCAAAA TACCGTAGGAGCGTGTTGCCCAGATGATATGACTCGCGGCGGCGCTGAAGGGTTGGCGGGAGACCTGCCTGCCACAGCACCCAGGGAGGAACAGAATGAAGCCCTTATTAAAGTCACTAGAGCCGAGACCAGAG GTTGTGGCCTTAGCACTCGTCAGCAAGGCCGCGTGCTAGGCGCCCGGCAGGCCAACCCTCGGGAGTGGCCGTGGATGGCCTCCATCACCCCTGAAGGCTTCGAGCAGTACTGCGGCGGAGTACTCATCACTGATAGACATGTCATGACTGCTGCTCATTGCACTAGGAG ATGGAAAGCAGAAGAGCTATTCGTCCGTCTTGGCGAGTACGACTTCAAACGCAACAACGACTCTCGCACCTACAACTTCAGAGTCTCAGAGATCAGACAGCACGAAGCCTTCGAGATCTCCAACTATAAGAACGACATCGCCATCTTGAAGTTAGACCGACCAGCCGTATTCAATACTTATGTGTGGCCGATATGTCTTCCGCCAATGAATTTGGAGCTGACTGGTGAACCGGCTATCGTTATTG GTTGGGGCACACAATGGTACGGAGGTCCTCACAGCAACGTGCTGATGGAGGTCACAGTCCCGGTGTGGGACCACGACGAGTGTGTGGCCGCCTTCGCAGACAGTATCTTCAATGAAACCCTCTGCGCTGGAGGACGAGAAGGTGGAAAGGACGCTTGTCAG GGTGACAGTGGTGGTCCCCTGATGTACCAGATGCCCAGCGGGCGCTGGACTGCCGTCGGCGTGGTCTCCTGGGGCCTACGTTGCGGAGAGCCCAACCACCCTGGGTTGTACGCACGTGTCGACAAATACCTAGGATGGATTGCACAGAATGCGCGCTTCTAG
- the LOC110377216 gene encoding cysteine sulfinic acid decarboxylase yields the protein MHCASGPCQYGILYWPAHTQVSPSDRVAMEPNGTSFLDKVLSLVKEERADSVPLIRFKHPKELEAILDLDVTKGVSDKDLEQCVREVLKYSVKTHKATFRNQLFCGTDPYGLAGAWISEACNTSQYTFEVGPVFTLIELKLLGHILKLFGIPNGDGIFSPGGSISILYGMVAARYKAFPDIKAKGMRNLPEMVIFTSEDSHYAIKKAAHWLGFGTESIRIIPTNDIGQMLIHKLEEAIQKELDLGRCPVFVNATAGTTVLGAIDDLDAVADVCEKHGVWMHVDACWGGSLMLSPKYKTKLKGIERANSISWNPHKMAGAPLQCSVFMVRDKGLLHEANSAAAQYLFQQDKFYDVSYDTGDKSVQCGRKIDAFKLWMMWKARGDLGLSKLADQTMATAQFCLNTVAKRDGFKLVSEVLQCPNVCFWYIPKFMREREQDQGWWETMHKITPKIKELLTLNSQLMVAYSPLRNYKNFFRLAFTFHPAVSEDQVLSMLQSIEQCGETVTLSMLS from the exons ATGCATTGTGCGTCTGGCCCGTGCCAGTACGGCATTCTCTATTGGCCTGCGCACACGCAAGTGTCGCCGAGTGATCGTGTAGCGATGGAGCCGAACGGTACATCGTTTTTAGATAAAGTGCTCAGTTTAGTCAAAGAGGAAAGGGCTGATAGTGTTCCGCTAATAAGATTTAAACACCCGAAGGAATTGGAG GCAATTTTGGACCTAGACGTGACAAAGGGCGTGAGTGACAAGGACCTGGAGCAATGCGTGCGCGAAGTGTTGAAGTACAGCGTGAAGACTCACAAGGCTACCTTCAGGAACCAGTTGTTCTGTGGCACAGACCCTTATGGGCTGGCCGGGGCATGGATCTCAGAAGCTTGTAATACTAGTCA GTACACATTTGAAGTGGGTCCAGTATTCACACTCATTGAGCTAAAACTCTTGGGTCACATACTCAAACTGTTCGGGATACCAAATGGAGACGGTATCTTCAGCCCTGGAGGCAGTATATCCATACTCTATGGGATGGTGGCTGCGAGGTACAAAGCCTTCCCTGACATCAAGGCCAAAGGCATGAGGAATCTGCCTGAGATGGTCATATTTACTTCTGAAGAT AGTCACTACGCTATCAAAAAAGCAGCTCACTGGCTGGGCTTCGGCACAGAATCCATTCGGATCATACCAACGAATGACATAGGACAGATGCTCATACACAAGCTAGAAGAAGCTATTCAGAAAGAACTGGATCTTGGCAGATGTCCTGTGTTCGTGAATGCCACAGCCGGGACTACGGTGTTGGGCGCAATTGATGATTTAGACGCCGTAGCTGATGTGTGTGAGAAGCATGGCGTTTGGATGCATGTTGAT GCTTGCTGGGGAGGCAGTTTAATGCTTTCACCGAAATACAAAACCAAACTCAAAGGCATAGAGAG AGCCAACTCAATATCGTGGAACCCTCACAAGATGGCGGGCGCTCCGCTGCAATGTTCAGTGTTCATGGTGAGAGACAAGGGCTTGCTGCACGAGGCGAACTCTGCGGCAGCACAGTACCTGTTCCAACAGGACAAGTTCTATGACGTGTCTTATGACACCGGGGACAAGAGTGTGCAGTGTGGGAGGAAG ATCGACGCCTTCAAACTATGGATGATGTGGAAAGCTCGAGGGGATCTGGGTCTGAGCAAACTAGCAGACCAGACGATGGCTACAGCACAGTTCTGTCTGAACACCGTAGCCAAGAGGGATGGCTTCAAACTGGTTTCGGAAGTACTGCAATGCCCTAATGTGTGCTTCTGGTATATTCCGAAGTTTATGAGGGAGAGGGAACAGGATCAGGGATGGTGGGAGACCATGCATAAG ATAACTCCAAAAATAAAGGAGCTCCTAACATTAAACTCGCAGCTGATGGTAGCTTACTCCCCGCTACGTAACTACAAGAATTTCTTCCGTCTCGCCTTCACGTTCCATCCAGCGGTCTCCGAAGACCAAGTGTTGAGTATGCTGCAGTCCATAGAACAATGTGGAGAGACCGTTACTTTGTCCATGCTGTCGTAA
- the LOC110377226 gene encoding microvitellogenin yields MHSISAWKLARRPNYVTNKDKTYPYSEVPYLGEYNLVKIPLSLNNLIEHVDYWGEGRITTTAGISGFSDCYNVNHVYQLVSNGADRDRKIPNRIPVVNYTNCDTSSYIKDNSVKTVTIMGAPINTSCAKDIARIVNSDLGQVIAYGFEKDSQYSKNLINELNKKAIFHCPKYTLPTGLRGLTLFDSELAFLNLTAVKDHLYNNISAGSYDVALELTKNMNNDTGRPAIGEVVYKLIREAKPNVMAYALKLWNSEDSQIIGNSFPAAFSLIFKGDAVTITNMEYQQALKLNSNVDSKNDRFASGDRADKTSKTVSWKFVPMWVNDNVVFKICNMESNLYLKLDAETDSLGDRKVMGSSNDNETNHQYFVEPLMKDETLVFRLINCEHHQALKMDVNVDSNGDRLLWGHNGDPRGQNNTLNWVVHDNTKVWEKGIIEI; encoded by the coding sequence ATGCACTCCATATCCGCTTGGAAGCTGGCTCGTAGACCAAACTACGTCACTAATAAGGACAAAACTTACCCTTACTCCGAGGTGCCTTATTTAGGAGAATACAACTTAGTGAAGATACCGCTCTCACTCAACAACTTGATAGAACATGTGGACTACTGGGGCGAAGGCAGGATTACCACCACAGCCGGTATTAGCGGCTTCTCGGATTGTTACAACGTCAACCATGTGTATCAACTAGTAAGCAATGGTGCTGATCGTGACAGGAAGATACCGAACAGGATCCCAGTCGTTAATTACACAAACTGTGATACTAGCAGCTACATCAAAGACAACTCAGTCAAAACCGTCACAATCATGGGAGCTCCTATCAACACCAGTTGTGCTAAAGATATAGCGCGTATAGTGAACTCCGACCTCGGCCAAGTTATTGCGTATGGATTTGAAAAGGATTCTCAATACagtaaaaatcttattaatgaATTGAATAAGAAAGCTATATTTCACTGCCCCAAGTACACCTTACCAACTGGGCTCCGAGGCTTAACTTTATTTGACAGTGAACTTGCTTTCCTTAATCTGACGGCAGTAAAAGACCACCTTTATAATAACATCTCCGCAGGATCTTACGATGTTGCCCTAgaattgacaaaaaatatgaataacgaCACTGGAAGGCCAGCCATAGGTGAAGTTGTTTACAAACTTATACGTGAAGCTAAGCCTAATGTCATGGCATATGCTTTAAAACTATGGAACAGTGAAGATAGCCAAATTATCGGTAACAGTTTCCCAGCTGCCTTTAGCCTAATTTTTAAAGGAGATGCCGTAACAATTACGAATATGGAATATCAACAagctttgaaattaaattcGAACGTTGATTCTAAAAATGATAGATTTGCTTCGGGAGATCGTGCTGATAAAACAAGTAAAACCGTCAGCTGGAAGTTCGTGCCGATGTGGGTAAATGATAACgttgtatttaaaatatgcaatatGGAAAGTAAtctgtatttaaaattagatgCTGAAACTGATAGTTTGGGAGATAGAAAAGTAATGGGTTCTAGCAACGACAATGAGACGAACCATCAATATTTTGTTGAGCCACTCATGAAAGATGAAACTCTGGTGTTTCGTTTAATAAATTGCGAACATCACCAGGCTTTGAAGATGGATGTAAATGTAGACTCAAACGGCGATAGACTACTTTGGGGTCACAACGGCGATCCTCGTGGCCAAAACAACACCTTAAATTGGGTTGTTCATGATAACACAAAGGTATGGGAAAAGGGGATTATAGAAATATAG
- the LOC110377224 gene encoding adenylate cyclase type 10 → MNFLKNKRGARRNSTSVMASTEKWRTYSRRMSRRGQDIFDEELDEYEPKYKDVKNWVEELFERKSDADKVDQDIEVQLTKKQTLILSTLVPDEILLIDKFDSTDTKRFVGVLLMADVSGYTALSERYNNTGKGGTYRLTVTLNTYLGALIELIYGHGGDIIKFAGDAFLALWKTDKRSFLCHTIHTVIACALIIQHSYAVYETDVKVNLKVKLAISAGNLIFAPVGTGIDMSYIIFGLPVIEAKAAESLCASGEVKLTPTAWGHCYSRNYDHIIHDNGYVTIKSILYDPHESNVTKPFAGFGNLVRQNKKPFSAIESLPDFILDSSKSSNVADALRKSEALNLRKAILVAEEKNIGSEIRRFMIRPVLTQVDAHQPLEYLTEMRQVSILFVTLKPRECSFTQLITIVNNSYQITCEIVYKSMGCVNKIILFDKDVMILVVFGLRGFKHESEAQAALKCAYSIKKSVSALDGVLEVSIGVTTGQVYCGVVGHPLRREFTVIGAIVNKAARLMCGFRNKITCDETTFVKSKMSKNGFTLQPTIELKGIVKPGKIYEYSEDIRVKEMYDIPMIPPLLNRGDEIEYFDSWLEDSKSTYRSFDALLMVGESRIGKSRLLEWMARRAKNNGFRVCSLTLTSIHSATAYLALSQIINQILELEEPLEAFAKEEKIVQLLKIYSDDLCFLNNVIKVRFAYYEGAHSLDEAKRKEKAKFMFQKLINAIPETIVIFLDDLQNLDSFSWEYISLMFSSMKIFLVISVSRGKFSAVHNWLYSVFINNSVRKICLGPLEPEWIPALACQILDVDAVSNDLCVALRNKCKGMPGLVESFIIHLFSTGAIEINRIQDTELSDWESADLQFPDPALLHPQALDGKNQDDLDRLIQNDAKEDIGICIVTDEQELNTNINAHNLDALIMIQIDSLTPYQQLLLKIASVIGNFIPRDLLENIMYENNDIVTAKAIKRLFSLRILSCANADSMYKYGRRGTSTSSIFPSNSSYNPNLVCECSFEYDSENVHDLPKYAFCKLMRFRSKNSRKTCYELLPINQKKEFHTRIVNYLENNKQKCTDCGGTVMVVQSLLSLHGEEPVISPSSDSSVTTISRDKSSDEESQEDEEVTSKQQSSINLYQAKSETNVVKESLLTIKSPSEIKLPSISKESTQFDMRQSQVTPILKARGSMDITSTAQSNQKSIKKVTMTHVFNNETSSEDVIKFKIFDMLREVTEADTPSDWQNLGIVDSQEVFEEIKNDKSKKTFSVNIEKGVSATNFARCTCAELNITISEQVVHHAQRADLKSKAIEFLIKYSYLCILSNNVENVFAKLDEAEGMCYSVSHLDSFEKKRYLGKIYSLRASACLVMGNLSAAKIETDHATQLYNINLHKVPEYLKLKNITKVFKFQRQKHRLHKAILKSDSVFCLNTATLLYSMLGDERVTRMTAIRALNIVQNFECSVVNTCDTYCNAIQVELDRGTPEATAEIEQMAAHSLKSFANPIQADELFAVGKLFMATFRARMARGELAPTIRSGFRALAVSRFLQAEDVSLDLIPDLFYILLTRRRITEAIDILQFALRGNQQDHMSYDSETWYYALCMDMILDAGFQLESPQEISRFAEYAISRGKSAGPSRRRLVVGLWTYWLRADSERKAKRFESEALSWASHQDDGSMSTLLSSMRLAEGMLESLARKMDDLRKVVDLMELRSIADRELARLENDARQLRALYPRWCLLRANSSMLSGRHAAATVIFNQASEEAKKMHNRLEEAMVRATNTNSVFWIQNARTGRFVSWREGTEYAQNSWHQIMYRISTTRR, encoded by the exons atgaatttcctCAAGAACAAAAGAGGTGCCAGGAGAAACTCCACAAGTGTTATGGCAAGCACTGAAAAATGGAGAACCTACAGCCGGAGGATGTCACGTCGAGGTCAGGATATATTCGATGAAGAATTGGATGAATATGAACCGAAATATAAAGATGTTAAAAACTGGGTCGAGGAACTATTCGAGAGAAAGAGCGATGCTGACAAAGTTGACCAAGACATTGAAGTACAACTGACTAAGAAGCAGACTCTTATCCTATCGACTTTGGTTCCTGATGAAATTCTTTTAATAGACAA attcgATTCAACAGATACGAAAAGGTTTGTTGGCGTTCTCCTCATGGCCGATGTTTCAGGCTATACAGCTCTGTCGGAAAGATATAATAACACTGGCAAGGGCGGCACCTATAGACTAACTGTAACCCTAAACACGTACCTCGGCGCACTCATCGAGCTCATCTATGGACACGGTGGTGACATCATAAAGTTCGCCGGAGACGCTTTCTTAGCACTTTGGAAAACTGATAAACGTTCATTTTTATGTCACACCATTCACACAGTTATAGCTTGTGCTCTAATTATACAACATTCCTATGCAGTATATGAAACTGAtgttaaagttaatttaaaagtaaaacttgCCATATCTGCTGGCAATCTTATATTTGCGCCTGTAGGAACTGGAATAGACATGAGCTACATTATTTTTGGCTTACCCGTAATCGAAGCTAAAGCTGCCGAAAGTCTCTGTGCTTCGGGGGAAGTAAAATTGACCCCCACCGCATGGGGACATTGCTACTCCAGAAATTATGATCACATTATTCATGACAACGGATATGTAACAATAAAGTCTATTCTTTATGATCCTCATGAAAGCAACGTCACAAAACCATTCGCTGGCTTTGGAAATTTGGTCAGGCAAAACAAAAAGCCGTTCAGTGCAATAGAGAGTCTGCCTGATTTCATATTAGACTCATCGAAAAGTTCTAACGTTGCCGATGCTTTAAGGAAAAGCGAAGCACTTAACTTACGTAAAGCAATTTTGGTcgctgaagaaaaaaatataggatcTGAAATTCGCAGATTTATGATCAGACCAGTTCTGACTCAAGTTGATGCACATCAACCACTGGAATACCTGACTGAAATGCGTcaagtttcaattttatttgtgactCTTAAGCCAAGAGAATGTTCATTTACCCAATTAATAACAATTGTTAACAATTCTTATCAAATAACCTGTGAAATAGTATACAAATCAATGGGGTgcgttaataaaataattctttttGATAAAGACGTCATGATTTTGGTCGTTTTCGGATTACGGGGCTTCAAACACGAATCTGAAGCTCAGGCCGCATTGAAATGTGCCTACAGTATAAAAAAATCCGTATCTGCACTGGATGGAGTTTTAGAAGTATCAATTGGTGTGACGACTGGTCAAGTATATTGTGGCGTGGTAGGTCATCCTCTTCGCAGAGAATTTACAGTAATTGGTGCTATTGTCAACAAGGCAGCACGGCTTATGTGTGGATTCCGAAATAAAATCACTTGTGATGAAACAACTTTTGTCAAAAGTAAAATGTCCAAAAACGGGTTTACACTTCAACCTACTATTGAATTAAAAGGTATTGTCAAACctggaaaaatatatgaatactCGGAAGATATTAGAGTTAAAGAGATGTACGATATACCAATGATTCCCCCACTTCTTAATCGTGGTgatgaaattgaatattttgacAGCTGGCTGGAAGATAGTAAGTCAACTTATAGAAGTTTTGATGCTCTCCTAATGGTAGGTGAATCACGAATCGGAAAAAGTAGATTGCTAGAATGGATGGCGCGCCGTGCCAAAAATAATGGATTTCGTGTATGTTCGTTAACCTTAACTTCCATACATTCTGCAACTGCCTATTTAGCTTTGAGCCAGATTATTAATCAAATACTTGAGCTTGAAGAACCTCTAGAGGCCTTtgcaaaagaagaaaaaatagtgcaattattaaaaatctactCTGATGACCTATGCTTtttgaataatgtaattaaagtaCGTTTCGCTTATTACGAAGGAGCTCATTCATTAGATGAAGCTAAGCGAAAAGAAAAGGCTAAATTCATGtttcagaaattaattaatgcGATACCAGAAACGATTGTCATATTTTTAGACGATTTACaaaatttggattcattttccTGGGAATACATATCATTGATGTTCAgctcaatgaaaatatttctggtCATATCCGTATCACGTGGAAAATTTAGTGCTGTACACAATTGGCTCTAtagtgtatttataaataatagtgttAGGAAAATATGTTTAGGACCTTTGGAACCAGAATGGATCCCTGCTTTAGCTTGCCAAATATTAGACGTAGACGCTGTCTCGAATGACTTATGTGTTGCCTTACGAAATAAATGTAAAGGTATGCCGGGACTTGTTGAGAGCTtcatcattcatttattttctaccGGAGCAATTGAAATCAATAGGATACAAGATACTGAACTAAGTGACTGGGAATCAGCAGACTTACAATTTCCAGATCCCGCTCTTCTACACCCACAGGCATTGGATGGTAAAAATCAAGATGACCTTGACAGACTCATACAAAATGATGCCAAAGAAGACATAGGCATATGTATAGTTACTGACGAACAAGAActgaatacaaatataaatgccCACAATTTAGATGCATTAATTATGATACAAATTGATTCATTGACGCCTTATCAACAACTGCTTTTAAAAATTGCATCAGTAATAGGTAACTTCATACCGAGGGATCTCttagaaaatatcatgtatgaaaataatgatatagTTACAGCGAAAGCAATCAAAAGACTTTTTTCTTTACGAATCCTATCGTGTGCAAACGCGGACTCTATGTATAAATATGGTCGCAGAGGCACTTCTACTTCATCTATATTTCCCAGCAACTCATCCTATAATCCCAATCTTGTTTGTGAATGTAGTTTCGAATACGACTCAGAAAACGTTCACGATCTACCTAAGTAtgcattttgtaaattaatgcgATTCAGAAGCAAAAACTCGAGAAAAACATGTTACGAACTGTTACCAATTAATCAAAAAAAGGAATTTCACACACGGATTGtcaattacttagaaaataataaacaaaagtgCACAGACTGTGGTGGGACGGTTATGGTAGTTCAATCATTATTAAGTTTACATGGAGAAGAACCAGTAATTAGTCCCTCAAGTGATTCATCAGTTACTACCATAAGCAGAGACAAAAGTTCAGATGAAGAGTCGCAAGAAGATGAAGAAGTTACTTCTAAACAACAGAGCTCTATTAATTTATATCAAGCTAAATCGGAAACAAATGTTGTAAAAGAATCGTTACTAACAATCAAATCACCTAGTGAAATAAAGCTACCTAGCATTTCAAAAGAAAGTACACAATTTGATATGAGGCAATCTCAAGTAACACCTATTTTGAAAGCAAGAGGCAGTATGGATATAACAAGCACGGCTCAAAGCAAccaaaaatcaattaaaaaagtTACTATGACACACGTTTTTAATAACGAAACTAGTTCTGAAGACGTTATAAAATTTAAGATTTTCGATATGCTTCGTGAGGTCACCGAAGCCGATACTCCTAGTGACTGGCAGAACCTGGGTATTGTTGATAGTCAAGAAGTTTTcgaagaaattaaaaatgacaaatcgAAAAAAACTTTTAGCGTCAATATTGAAAAAGGTGTATCAGCAACAAATTTTGCCAGATGTACCTGTGCGGAGTTAAATATAACTATTAGTGAACAAGTTGTCCACCACGCACAACGTGCGGATTTAAAGTCAAAAGCTATCGAATTCCTGATTAAGTACTCTTATTTGTGCATCCTGAGCAATAATGTTGAAAATGTATTTGCCAAGCTCGATGAAGCCGAAGGGATGTGTTACTCAGTTAGCCACTTAGATAGTTTCGAAAAAAAGCGATATTTAGGAAAAATTTATTCACTAAGAGCTTCCGCGTGCCTCGTAATGGGAAATCTATCTGCAGCTAAAATTGAAACGGATCATGCAACACAACTTTATAACATCAATTTACATAAGGTCCcggaatatttaaaattgaaaaatatcacAAAGGTTTTCAAATTTCAAAGGCAAAAACATCGTTTACATAAAGCAATACTAAAGTCAGACTCAGTGTTCTGTTTGAACACAGCCACTTTATTATACTCCATGCTGGGAGATGAAAGAGTAACAAGGATGACGGCTATCCGTGCCCTAAACATAGTACAAAATTTTGAGTGTTCCGTAGTGAATACATGCGACACGTATTGTAACGCTATACAAGTAGAATTGGACCGCGGCACACCAGAAGCTACTGCAGAAATAGAGCAAATGGCGGCCCACTCTTTGAAATCATTTGCTAACCCAATTCAGGCTGATGAACTTTTTGCCGTTGGAAAACTTTTTATGGCAACCTTTCGAGCTCGGATGGCCAGAGGTGAATTGGCGCCAACTATCCGCTCTGGCTTCCGTGCATTAGCTGTTAGTCGGTTCTTGCAAGCTGAAGATGTATCTTTGGACCTAATACCAGACTTATTCTATATTCTTCTTACCCGTCGGCGAATAACAGAAGCTATCGACATCTTGCAATTTGCCCTACGTGGTAATCAACAAGATCATATGTCATATGATTCTGAAACATGGTATTATGCTCTGTGTATGGATATGATACTAGATGCAGGATTTCAACTTGAGTCACCACAGGAGATAAGTCGGTTTGCTGAATATGCAATTAGTAGAGGTAAATCAGCAGGGCCTAGTCGACGCCGACTGGTTGTAGGACTGTGGACCTATTGGCTAAGAGCAGATTCAGAAAGGAAGGCGAAACGTTTCGAGTCTGAGGCTTTAAGTTGGGCATCACATCAAGATGATGGGTCGATGTCCACACTTTTGAGTTCAATGAGACTCGCTGAAGGGATGCTTGAAAGTTTGGCAAGAAAGATGGACGATTTGCGAAAG GTGGTGGATCTGATGGAATTACGTTCGATAGCGGACAGAGAACTAGCTCGGTTAGAAAACGACGCTCGTCAGTTGCGAGCCTTGTACCCTCGCTGGTGCCTACTGAGAGCCAACTCGTCAATGTTATCTGGCCGACATGCAGCTGCCACCGTCATCTTTAATCAA GCTTCAGAAGAAGCAAAGAAGATGCACAACCGCCTCGAGGAAGCCATGGTTCGCGCAACGAATACAAACTCAGTGTTCTGGATACAAAATGCGCGCACAGGACGATTCGTGAGTTGGCGGGAGGGTACAGAGTACGCACAAAATTCTTGGCACCAAATCATGTATAGAATCAGTACCACGAGAcgataa